The Aspergillus luchuensis IFO 4308 DNA, chromosome 7, nearly complete sequence genome has a segment encoding these proteins:
- a CDS encoding GABA permease GabA (COG:E;~EggNog:ENOG410PIX6;~InterPro:IPR002293,IPR004756;~PFAM:PF00324,PF13520;~TransMembrane:12 (i25-48o60-85i105-129o149-168i180-203o223-247i259-286o306-325i362-382o388-410i422-446o458-479i);~go_component: GO:0016020 - membrane [Evidence IEA];~go_component: GO:0016021 - integral component of membrane [Evidence IEA];~go_function: GO:0022857 - transmembrane transporter activity [Evidence IEA];~go_process: GO:0006865 - amino acid transport [Evidence IEA];~go_process: GO:0055085 - transmembrane transport [Evidence IEA]), giving the protein MKDFRGDDDAQLAAMGHKAELNRNFSMLSMLGLAFAILNSWTALSASLSLSLPSGGCVSVIWGLITAGICNLCMSASLAEFLSAYPTAGGQYHWVAVSWERWMPLLSWITGWANVTGWVALTATGGLLGSELILGVISLMHPSYVSQRWHQFLIYIAYNIIAFLINAFMGSLLPLVTKGAFIWSLTGFTIICITLLACASPNYNSGEFVFGEFINETGWPDGLAWLLGLLQGGLGLTGFDGVAHMIEEIPNPSVVGPKIMIGCVGIGTFTGTIFLIVLLFVAGNIYEDINSAATPLLQIFVNATSNNAGAICLLVFPLVCVLFAATTIMTTSSRMIYAFARDGGLPASPFFSKVHAKLEVPLNALYLTNILVIIFGCIFLGSSSAFNAIVSASVVMLDVAYGIPIAVNCIRGRKMLPERSFVLPNVVGWIANLISLAYVSLTTVLFLFPPDYPVTGSNMNYCVAVFGIVMVVSIFQWFVDGRKNFTGPRMDVDIISGQVAPGEGTDEVVVPTNFHEK; this is encoded by the exons ATGAAAGACTTTCGGGGAGATGATGACGCCCAGTTGGCGGCCATGGGCCACAAGGCCGAACTGAACCGCAATTTCTCTATGCT GTCAATGTTGGGTTTAGCGTTTGCCATTCTGAAT TCATGGACCGCTTTATCAGCCAGTCTATCCCTCAGTCTGCCGTCTGGTGGCTGTGTTAGTGTCATCTGGG GGTTGATCACGGCTGGTATCTGTAATCTTTGCATGTCGGCTTCGCTTGCCGAGTTCTTGTCGGCATATCCTAC TGCTGGTGGACAATATCATTGGGTTGCAG TTTCCTGGGAGAGATGGATGCCCCTTCTTTCGTGGATTACCGGTTGGGCGAACGTGACTGGCTGG GTTGCTCTGACTGCAACCGGAGGTCTTCTTGGAAGTGAACTGATCTTGGGTGTTATCTCGTTGATGCATCCC TCGTATGTCTCGCAGCGCTGGCATCAGTTCCTTATCTACATCGCCTATAACATTATTGCATTCCTCATCAATGCCTTTATGGGCTCGCTTCTTCCCTTGGTTACTAAGGGTGCCT TTATCTGGTCCCTCACCGGCTTCACTATAATCTGCATCACTCTCTTAGCATGCGCATCCCCAAACTACAACTCCGGAGA GTTCGTCTTCGGAGAATTCATCAACGAAACAGGAT GGCCTGATGGACTTGCTTGGCTGCTCGGA CTCCTTCAAGGTGGACTGGGTCTCACAGGCTTT GACGGTGTCGCACACATGATCGAAG AAATTCCAAACCCTTCGGTGGTAGGGCCGAAGATCATGATCGGTTGTGTCGGTATTGGAACCTTTACTGGCACAATCTTCTTGATTGTTCTCCTCTTTGTGGCTGGAAACATCTACGAAGATATCAACTCCGCGGCCACGCCTTTGCTGCAGATTTTCGTGAATGCGACGAGCAACAACGCCGGTGCCATCTGCCTTCTCGT CTTCCCTCTCGTGTGTGTTCTCTTCGCTGCTACCACGATCATGACCACCAGCAGTCGTATGATCTACGCCTTTGCAAGAGATGGCGGTCTCCCCGCTTCTCCTTTTTTCAGCAAGGTGCACGCCAAGCTGGAGGTTCCTCTGAATGCATTGTACCTTACCAACATTCTGGTCATTATTTTTGGGTGCATTTTCCTCGGCTCGTCAAG TGCGTTCAACGCTATTGTGTCGGCTTCGGTTGTCATGCTTGATGTGGCGTACGGCATCCCTATCGCAGTGAACTGCATTCGCGGCCGGAAGATGCTACCGGAGAGGTCCTTTGTCTTGCCCAATGTTGTGGGCTGGATTGCAAACCTG ATCTCGCTAGCCTACGTTTCCCTCACGACCgtgctcttcctcttcccccctgaCTACCCTGTTACTGGAAGCAACATGA ACTACTGTGTAGCTGTGTTCGGCATCGTTATGGTGGTGTCGATCTTCCAATGGTTTGTTGACGGACGTAAAAACTTCACCGGACCCCGGATGGATGTAGATATCATCAGTGGCCAGGTAGCCCCCGGTGAAGGCACCGATGAAGTCGTGGTGCCTACCAATTTCCATGAGAAATAA
- a CDS encoding uncharacterized protein (COG:S;~EggNog:ENOG410PNGM;~InterPro:IPR027417,IPR007111,IPR036770;~PFAM:PF05729): protein MDPLTAAGLASSIISFVSFTTQVISRCEKLYRSASGALAENLELENLATNIRRLAEETRCTKEDEILESLSSQCMSVSDELIALLNSVKVKSDRHGWASIHQAVKSVWKQSDIDDIQQRLNRIQTLLHNRLVTHQQREIDYKLERLIEENERLDLNRTKELETLRNQITSALHDIINDVQQEGQKTRAWSALYAGAQKEKVYSTEQLLLNSLVFRLIDYRLRAIPKEHARTFAWVFEPDTKCDQTLPPANFVNWLRHDYGLYWISGKPGSGKSTLMKFLAGHEQTQEHLKTWSGGNKLVLASFYFWSAAKNSLQKSQTGLLRSILYQILRQCPELIRVAFPDQWSQSISSVTGLAETPFSNAELLEAFDKVTTALETYQIRFCFFIDGLDEFEGRPADIVQLVEYLGSSPSIKACVSSRPWNEFESSFGKHNPWKLYIHDLTREDIRIYVEDRLGKHERFRELQVSDDNCPNFVKSVVDTAQGVFLWVFLVVNSLLDGLTNADTVSHLRERLLEFPQSLDEYFQKALMTVEERYRPQMARALAVTLEADEILPLMCYWFLDREEPDYALNLELGRLSRETISTQMKITRTRLNAYCRGLLEVQYPTDTKDIVTNMFVSLLDCHVDFLHRTVRDFLWTPGMQALLCTWLPRGFDLNLDICKAILALIKLSVPILVQETHSHLLARFVKIFFHHIAGLDGDTAYESTQFALLDDVATILQVYIEFRHRRDKDLDHDVDVVLELGHSPHHQALNGEVAVLGRSIQAGLARYTEHTLKKHPRLLLENSELLLGKALFSAANCKSDGLLAPDTAMLQLLLRNGADPNTPASINTWARYLDHLKWKQNHGISKKNINNHYPAVLMFLDYGADPDARCEDERTAVMILQEIFSPAQYACLQKVIEDKRLKNGNGTVFQENQEGTRKQQAKLKDPGKLHVVRSTFRELSPFRSRRKSLVHR from the coding sequence ATGGATCCGCTCACTGCAGCCGGCCTAGCAAGCAGTATCATCTCCTTTGTCAGTTTCACAACTCAGGTGATTTCACGATGCGAGAAACTCTATCGGTCCGCTTCAGGGGCTTTGGCAGAAAACCTAGAGCTAGAAAATCTCGCCACAAATATTCGTCGATTGGCTGAGGAAACTCGATGCacgaaggaagatgagataCTCGAGAGCCTCAGTTCACAGTGCATGAGTGTATCTGATGAGCTGATCGCGCTCCTCAACTCGGTGAAGGTTAAGAGCGACCGGCATGGATGGGCTAGCATCCACCAAGCCGTCAAATCAGTATGGAAGCAGAGCGATATCGATGATATCCAGCAGAGATTGAACCGAATTCAAACTCTGCTTCATAATCGTTTGGTCACCCACCAGCAGCGCGAGATCGACTACAAGTTAGAACGTCTTATCGAGGAGAATGAGCGCCTGGATTTGAATCGgaccaaggagctggaaacGCTGAGAAATCAGATCACATCCGCCCTGCACGATATCATCAATGATGTCCAGCAGGAAGGCCAGAAGACGCGAGCCTGGTCGGCGTTGTACGCTGGCGcgcagaaagagaaagtgTACTCAACTGAGCAGCTCCTGCTGAACAGCCTTGTCTTCCGCTTGATTGACTATCGACTACGAGCTATTCCGAAGGAACATGCAAGAACATTTGCATGGGTCTTCGAGCCAGACACAAAGTGTGATCAAACACTCCCACCCGCGAATTTCGTGAATTGGCTTCGACATGATTACGGCCTATATTGGATCTCGGGGAAGCCAGGCTCTGGAAAATCAACCCTCATGAAATTCCTGGCAGGACATGAGCAAACTCAAGAACACCTTAAGACATGGTCTGGGGGCAACAAACTTGTCCTAGCAAGTTTCTACTTCTGGAGCGCTGCCAAGAACTCACTGCAAAAGTCGCAGACCGGCCTACTCCGGTCAATTCTCTACCAGATTCTACGCCAATGTCCAGAACTTATACGGGTCGCTTTCCCCGACCAGTGGAGCCAGTCAATTTCCAGCGTCACAGGCTTGGCCGAGACACCCTTCAGCAACGCAGAGCTGCTCGAAGCTTTTGACAAGGTCACCACAGCACTGGAAACTTACCAAATCcgattctgcttcttcataGACGGGCTAGACGAGTTTGAGGGCCGACCGGCAGACATTGTTCAGTTAGTCGAATATTTAGGATCCTCACCCAGCATCAAAGCTTGTGTTTCCAGTCGTCCATGGAACGAATTCGAATCCAGTTTTGGTAAACACAACCCGTGGAAACTGTACATTCACGACCTAACGCGGGAGGATATCCGTATATACGTTGAAGATAGACTCGGGAAACATGAACGATTCCGAGAGCTTCAAGTATCTGACGATAACTGTCCCAATTTTGTGAAATCAGTTGTCGACACAGCTCAGGGTGTCTTCCTCTGGGTATTTCTGGTGGTGAACTCGCTTCTGGATGGCCTCACCAACGCTGACACAGTCTCCCATCTACGAGAACGACTACTCGAATTCCCCCAGAGTCTGGATGAGTACTTCCAGAAAGCCCTTATGACTGTTGAGGAACGGTACCGCCCGCAAATGGCTCGGGCCCTCGCTGTCACCCTGGAAGCCGACGAAATTCTTCCTCTGATGTGCTACTGGTTTCTAGACCGCGAAGAGCCTGACTATGCGCTCAATCTAGAGTTGGGACGGCTGTCCAGGGAGACGATAAGCACACAGATGAAGATTACCCGAACTCGACTGAACGCGTACTGCAGAGGGCTCCTTGAGGTACAATATCCTACGGACACCAAGGATATCGTAACGAACATGTTTGTATCGCTCCTCGACTGCCACGTTGATTTCCTTCACAGAACTGTACGAGACTTTCTCTGGACGCCAGGAATGCAAGCTTTGCTCTGTACATGGCTGCCACGGGGCTTTGATCTCAACCTCGACATCTGCAAAGCCATCCTAGCCTTGATCAAGCTCTCGGTGCCAATTTTAGTTCAGGAGACTCACTCACACCTTCTTGCGAGGTTCGTCaaaatcttcttccatcacATAGCGGGATTAGACGGCGATACAGCCTACGAATCTACTCAATTCGCTCTGCTAGACGATGTGGCAACAATTCTCCAGGTCTATATTGAGTTTCGACATCGTCGCGACAAAGACCTGGAccatgatgttgatgttgtccTAGAGTTAGGGCattctccacatcatcaggCGTTGAACGGGGAGGTAGCAGTACTCGGCCGATCGATCCAAGCAGGTCTTGCTCGCTATACTGAGCATACACTAAAGAAGCACCCACGTCTGCTCCTGGAGAATTCTGAATTACTTCTGGGTAAAGCACTATTTTCCGCAGCGAATTGCAAGTCTGATGGCCTTCTTGCCCCGGATACCGCGATGCTCCAGCTACTTCTACGAAATGGCGCTGACCCTAATACCCCAGCATCAATAAACACCTGGGCAAGATATTTAGACCATTTGAAGTGGAAACAAAATCATGGAATATCTAAGAAGAATATCAACAATCACTACCCAGCTGTCCTGATGTTTTTAGACTATGGGGCCGATCCCGATGCCCGGTGTGAGGATGAGAGGACGGCGGTCATGATACTGCAGGAGATATTCTCTCCGGCTCAATACGCCTGTCTGCAAAAAGTGATTGAGGATAAACGGCTAAAGAATGGTAACGGGACGGTTTTTCAAGAAAACCAGGAGGGCACTAGGAAGCAGCAAGCGAAGCTCAAGGATCCGGGCAAACTCCACGTGGTTCGATCTACTTTTCGGGAATTGAGCCCTTTCCGTTCCCGACGGAAATCCTTAGTTCACCGGTGA
- a CDS encoding questin oxidase family protein (COG:S;~EggNog:ENOG410PHW6;~InterPro:IPR025337;~PFAM:PF14027;~go_function: GO:0016491 - oxidoreductase activity [Evidence IEA]), translating into MFSFIPQISRIFGDRVLFALPPVKTQEIDTAHEKPARALKHLLKLNHANHAILYNDRKFHNHAPHILSSSFMQGADADDLHRVYEAESTHLEPWTDAPGEISDFDWRDFLGCREYQRAFVDFFEDELVRQSYDWKQVVNEYLFSGKEPIFNSIIADLGHPLIHLAYAFEFASREVAMEALALTSTCYSAIHKYLDDPSYAQAESSYQSTSLFDILDKVRLDKQFNGLFGTPGGNNMDIVFRDREAALLNHWNAWKIQDPIAQFRESQEVAVAILTGTHSDRTSEQYDFFFVHILTTSHAVRVLLPLIPPQFQLSLVRQWWLMTLCVYIAQLRPKIDLDRIRKYDLGGRDWNWTAKKAVKSEHSTDAHYVKALRAYKECAATWGDADEFYLKAAVRFGEEFNGWGGFV; encoded by the exons ATGTTTTCCTTTATACCTCAGATTAGCAGAATATTCGGGGATCGCGTGTTATTCGCGCTGCCTCCTGTGAAGACTCAGGAAATTGATACGGCCCATGAGAAGCCCGCACGCGCGCTGAAACATCTGCTGAAATTGAACCATGCCAACCATGCCATATTGTACAATGATCGAAAGTTTCATAATCATGCTCCGCAC ATTCTGAGCTCATCGTTCATGCAAGGTGCTGATGCAGATGATCTGCACCGTGTATATGAGGCCGAGTCTACGCACCTGGAACCTTGGACTGATGCTCCTGGGGAAATCAGTGACTTTGACTGGAGAGATTTTCTGGGTTGCAGAGA GTATCAACGTGCCTTTGTGGACTTCTTTGAAGATGAACTTGTCCGCCAGTCCTACGACTGGAAGCAGGTCGTCAACGAGTACCTTTTCTCCGGAAAAGAGCCCATCTTCAACTCTATCATCGCTGATC TCGGCCACCCCCTAATTCACCTGGCATACGCCTTCGAATTCGCCAGCCGCGAAGTAGCCATGGAAGCCCTAGCCCTGACCTCAACCTGCTACAGTGCGATTCACAAATACCTGGATGATCCATCCTACGCCCAAGCAGAATCATCCTACCAGTCAACCTCCCTCTTCGACATCCTCGACAAAGTCCGTCTCGACAAACAATTCAACGGCCTCTTCGGCACCCCCGGCGGCAACAACATGGACATCGTCTTCCGCGACCGCGAAGCtgccctcctcaaccactgGAACGCGTGGAAAATCCAAGATCCTATCGCCCAGTTCCGCGAGAGCCAGGAAGTCGCCGTCGCTATCCTGACCGGCACGCACTCAGACCGCACCAGCGAGCAAtacgacttcttcttcgtccacaTCCTCACTACCAGCCACGCTGTCCGCGTCTTACTACCCCTCATCCCTCCCCAGTTCCAGCTCTCCCTGGTCAGACAGTGGTGGCTCATGACGCTGTGCGTTTACATCGCTCAGCTGCGTCCGAAGATCGACCTCGACCGGATCCGCAAGTATGATCTTGGTGGTCGTGATTGGAACTGGACTGCTAAGAAGGCTGTGAAGAGTGAGCATTCGACTGATGCGCATTATGTGAAGGCGCTGCGCGCTTATAAGGAGTGTGCGGCCACTTGGGGTGATGCGGATGAGTTTTATCTCAAGGCCGCGGTGAGGTTCGGTGAGGAGTTCAATGGTTGGGGTGGGTTTGTTTGA
- a CDS encoding HECT-type E3 ubiquitin transferase (COG:S;~EggNog:ENOG410PQ4F;~InterPro:IPR019193;~PFAM:PF09814) has protein sequence MSQLSQDEPQPNQTPSLHLHAELLPNIRQLTLYISVPPNTPRSDLQITLSDSRRAVTVTVPTNTNQDDPTPTSETIKLPARVSESSRRILQQQPPSTQSGSEYSFRMQVDDNDTSLHKDETTLNDGFIPWTATDMSAHTRLRCVKCHSPILNEGKVWKDLPSGNWAEMMDFWHCHKPDPPEEEKNEGGEDPNAVVKGYGAGNQLVAVEGAVLVDVTSFLVKGVDCLGVAESKVPSKDSTPTQPDTEPEPEQTILTCKSCTTQLGLPDPIANGYRLFKTSLSANTPSSSSSQHNPPEETWESHPPETILTAQLLELIERESYRRFVIHCGAKEGLLIWPFNPSLRYSTTSASHSTAAQLAMKVFYQHIDNVEEVLHPEAGKGSQSLAIEEVRLPGEDAYRELVGVLEERNGMLPASARVFREWRVGLLWRFERR, from the exons ATGTCACAATTGTCACAAGATGAACCACAACCCAACCAAactccatccctccacctACACGccgaactcctccccaacatccGGCAACTAACCCTCTACATCTCAGTTCCCCCAAACACCCCCCGCTCTGACCTGCAAATCACTCTTTCAGACTCGCGCCGCGCTGTCACCGTAACAgtccccaccaacaccaaccaagaTGATCCTACCCCAACCTCAGAAACAATCAAACTCCCCGCGCGCGTCAGCGAATCCTCCAGACGCATcctccaacaacagccaccTTCCACACAAAGCGGAAGCGAATACTCCTTCCGCATGCAAGTAGACGACAATGACACGTCCCTGCACAAGGATGAAACAACCCTAAATGACGGGTTCATTCCCTGGACAGCGACGGACATGTCCGCGCATACACGCCTACGGTGCGTCAAGTGCCATAGCCCTATCCTTAATGAGGGGAAAGTGTGGAAAGACCTTCCCAGTGGGAATTGGGctgagatgatggatttcTGGCACTGTCATAAACCGGATccgccggaggaggagaaaaacGAAGGTGGGGAGGATCCTAATGCCGTGGTGAAGGGGTATGGGGCTGGTAATCAGCTTGTTGCAGTCGAGGgggcggtgttggtggatgtgaCGAGCTTTTTGGTGAAGGGGGTGGATTGTCTTGGTGTTGCGGAATCAAAG GTCCCATCCAAAGACTcaacaccaacccaaccagaCACAGAACCAGAGCCAGAACAAACAATCCTAACCTGCAAGTCCTGCACCACCCAACTCGGCCTCCCCGACCCCATCGCCAACGGCTACCGACTCTTCAAAACCAGCCTGTCGGCCAATaccccttcatcctcatcctcccaacACAACCCTCCAGAGGAGACCTGGGAATCCCACCCCCCGGAAACAATTCTCACCGCACAACTCCTCGAACTCATCGAACGCGAAAGCTACCGCCGATTCGTCATCCACTGCGGAGCTAAAGAAGGATTACTC ATATGGCccttcaacccctccctccgaTACTCCACGACCAGCGCATCACACAGCACGGCGGCCCAACTCGCCATGAAGGTATTCTACCAGCATATCGATAATGTCGAGGAGGTGTTGCACCCCGAGGCGGGCAAGGGAAGTCAGTCGTTGGCTATTGAGGAGGTGAGACTTCCTGGGGAGGATGCGTATAGGGAGTTGGTGGGCgtgttggaggagaggaatggCATGTTGCCGGCTTCGGCGAGGGTGTTTCGGGAGTGGAGggtggggttgttgtggagGTTTGAGAggaggtag